CCCAACTGCCTGATCCGCAATGCGCGTATTGCGGCGGGCACCCACGTGGAAGCGAATTCGGTCATTGATGGTGCCGACGTCGGCGAGCACTGCCAGATCGGGCCCTTCGCCCGGCTGCGCCCCGGTACCCGGCTTGCCGCCGGGGCAAAAATCGGCAACTTTGTGGAAACCAAGAAGGCGGACATTGGCCCCGGCAGCAAGGTCAATCACCTGAGCTACATTGGCGACGCGCATATTGGCGCTGGCGCCAATATCGGTGCGGGCACCATCACCTGCAACTATGACGGCGTCAACAAGTTCGAGACGCATATCGGCGATGATGCCTTTATCGGTTCCAACAGCGCGCTGGTCGCGCCGGTGAAGATCGGCGCGAGCGCTACGGTCGGTGCGGGCAGTGTCGTGACCCACGATGTGCCGGACGATCATCTGGCGGTGGCACGCAGCAAGCAACGTAATCTGAGCGGTTGGAAGCGACCGCAAAAGAAGCAAGGAGAGCACTGAACATGTGTGGCATCGTTGGCGCGATCGGCGAACGTAACGTGACCGGTATCCTGATCACCGGCCTCAAGCGACTGGAATACCGTGGCTATGATTCAGCCGGGCTCGCGGTGATCTGCGACAGTGGTCTGCAACGGGTGCGCCGGGAAGGCAAGGTCCAGGGCCTGGAAGACGCCACCGTGATCGCTGGCACCGCGGGCCAGCTGGGCATTGCCCACACCCGCTGGGCGACCCACGGCAAACCCAGCGAAGCCAATGCGCACCCGCACATGTCCGGAGATGGCCTCGCGGTGGTGCACAACGGCATCATCGAAAACTACCAGTCGCTGCGAGAGGCACTGACGGCGGACGGTTACCGCTTCACCTCCGAAACGGACACCGAAGTGGTGGTTCACCTGATTCACCAGGCCCTGTCACGCGGCCTGGACCTGCGCGCCGCCGTGCAGGACACCGTGACGAAGTTGCACGGTGCCTATGCGCTCGGGGTGATCAGCAGGGCCGAACCCGACCGCCTGATAGCGGTACGCCGTGGCAGCCCGCTGGTGGTGGGGCTGGGGATTGGCGAGAACTATATCGCCTCGGACCAGCTGGCATTGCTGCCGGTTACCACGCGCTTCATCTTCATGCAGGAAGGTGATCTGGCTGAGGTGCGCCGCGAGGGCGTGCAGCTTTACGATGCCGAGGGTCAGCCGGTTACCCGCCGCATTCACGAGTTCGACGGCACCCATGAAGATGTGGAGAAAGGCGAATATCGCCACTTCATGCTCAAGGAAATCTTCGAACAGCCGGCGGCGTTGCAGCGCACCCTGGAGGGCCGTGTCACCAGTGCAGCCTCTCTGGATACACTGTTTGGCGATCGCAGCGATCTGCTCGGCAAGGTGCGCAACGTACAGATCATTGCCTGCGGCACCAGCTATCACGCCGGCATGGTGGCGCGGTACTGGCTGGAGGATCTGGCCCGTATACCCTGCCAGGTGGAAGTGGCCAGCGAGTTCCGTTACCGCGATCATGTGGTGCCCGAGGGCACGTTGCTCATCACCATCTCCCAGAGCGGTGAAACCGCAGACACCCTGGCGGCGCTGCGCGGCGCTGACAGCCCCCACTATGTGGGCCGCCTGACCGTGTGCAACGTGGACAGTTCTTCACTGGTGCGCGAATCGGAACTGGCGCTGTTGACCCGCGCCGGCCCGGAAATCGGTGTGGCCTCGACCAAGGCCTTCACCACCCAGCTGGCGGCATTGATGGTGCTGGTGCTGGCGCTGGCCAAAGCGCGCGGCCTGTACAAGGACCGTATCGAGCAGATGCTGGCTGATCTGCGGACCTTGCCGTCGCTGGTGGAAAAGACCCTCAGCCTGGACAAGGCGATTGAAACCCTGAGCCGTGATTTTGTTGAAAAGCACCACACGCTGTTTCTTGGCCGGGGCACTCTGTTTCCGGTGGCCATGGAAGGGGCGCTCAAGCTCAAGGAAATTTCCTATATCCATGCCGAGGCCTACCCGGCAGGTGAACTCAAGCATGGCCCGCTGGCGCTGGTCGACAAGGATATGCCGGTCGTCGCGGTGGCGCCGAACAATGAGCTGCTTGAAAAGCTGAAATCCAACCTGCAGGAAGTGCGTGCCCGAGGCGGGCGCCTGTACCTGTTTGCCGACAGCCATGCCGCCCTGGCGGATGACGACGACGTTACCGTGCTGACCCTGCCCAGCGTGTCTGAATATCTGGCGCCGATGATCTACACGATTCCGTTGCAGCTGCTCAGTTATCACGTGGCGGTGATGCGCGGCACGGATGTGGATCAGCCGCGCAACCTGGCGAAATCTGTGACCGTCGAATGACGGGCAGGCGGCATCGCCGGTAAGCCATTCACGACAATCCCTGTAAGCCTCTCGCCAACCGCGCCGATTCTGTGCGCGGGTTCCGGCGTGCCTGACCGGTACGCCTATAGTCGTTCCCCGACAGTCTTTCATGGAGGAACGACCGATGATGTATTACCTGCTGCTTGTCGTGCTGCTGTGTTGTGGCAGCGCCTGGGTCACGCTGGCGCACGCCCAGTCTGCGCCGCCGGTGCAGCTGGCCAGCGACTACCGGCCCGTCGATCAACTGACCGAATACTGGGTCAGCGAGAAGCTCGACGGCGTGCGTGCCTATTGGGATGGCCAGCAACTGTTGACGCGCCAGGGCAATCTGATTCGCGCACCGGACTGGTTTACGGCTGATTTCCCGCCGCAGCCTCTCGATGGCGAACTGTGGATGGGCCGTGGGACCTTCGATATGTTGTCCGGCACCGTGCGGCGCCAGGAGCCGGACCATGAGGCCTGGCGGGCCGTACGCTTCATGGTGTTCGACCTGCCCGGCGTGGCAGAGGTGTTCAGTGAACGCCTGCGCAGCATGACCGTGCTGCTGGAGGCCGCAGACGTGCCCTGGCTGCAACCGGTGAGCCACTTTCGGGTGCGTCACCGGGCCCAGCTGATGCAGCACCTCGATGATGTGATCGAGGGTGGAGGTGAAGGCCTGATGCTTCATCATGGCCTGGCGCGACATGTGCCGGGGCGCAGCCCGGTGCTGATGAAACTCAAACCCTGGCAGGATGCTGAAGCGGACGTGATCCGGCATATCGCCGGGGAGGGTCGGCATACGGGCGTCATGGGCGCCTTGCTGGTGCGTGGCGATGATGGCCGTCACTTCCGCATCGGTACCGGCTTTACCGACGCCGAGCGGGCCAATCCGCCGCCGGTGGGCAGCCGCATCACCTTTCGCCACACCGGGACCACGGCCAATGGCATCCCCCGATTCGCGCGTTTCCTGCGCATTCGCAACGAGCCGTAAATCTCTGTTGAACCGACCGGCATTCCGCAGAATGCCGGTTGACCCCTTGCCGGGCTTTCCTATATTGTCTCGCCGCCATAAGCTGGTAATAACGTAACTGTATATATGGACCCTTCCAGTCGAAGTCCGAACTTGAACGCTGTCCGCGCCGATTGCGCTGGCACGCCCTGCCTGCCTCTGTAATTCCCCCACGAGGCTCGCCGGCGTGTCGTCCCCTTCGACGCGCAGAGGAGGCGAGCGAATGACCTACGAGACCCTGGCGGCCGCGCTGCAAGATGCTATTGTCCAGAACGACCAGGCGGCATGGCCCGCGCTGGTGGCGGAGCTCAATCCTGCCGATCTGGCCGATGTCCTTGCGGCCATAGACCAGCCAGAACAGGTCATCGGGGTCCTTCAGGTGATGACGCTGGAGCAGCGTGCCGACACCTTCGGCTACCTGTCCATGAACCTGCAGCAAGCCATCGCCGAGCGCATGTCTCCTGGCGATCTGGCCGAGCTGGTCACGGCGATGTCCGCCGATGAACGGGCTGACCTGTTCAATGAACTGGATGACAAGATCCGCTACGCCCTGTTCAAGCGCCTGGCCCGTGAAGAGCGAGAGGATCTGCGCCGCCTGGCCAGCTACGAAGAGGGCAGTGCCGGAGCCATCATGACCTCGGACTACGCGGTGGTGCAGTCGGGCATGACCGTGGCCCGGGCACTGGAAAGCCTGCGCCGTACCGCGCCGGACAAGGAAACCATCTACCAGGCCTTTATCGTTGACGACGACCATCGGTTGCTCGGCGCCGTGTCGTTGCGGCAGCTGATTGTGGCCACGCCCAACGTGCGGGTGGATGACCTGATGGCGCGGGAGGTGGTGTCGGCCACGACGGATACCGCCCAGGAAGAAGTGGCGCGCCTGATTTCACGTTATGACCTGCTGGCACTGCCGATCGTCAATGGCGGCGAGAAGCTGGTGGGCATCGTGACCTACGATGACGCCATGGACGTGGCCGAAGCCGAGGCCACGGAAGACATGCACAAGGGTGCTACGGTGGGCAAGCTGGAGACCAGCCTGCGTGAGGCCACACCCTACGCGCTGTATCGTTCGCGGGTGCACTGGCTGGTGATCCTGGTGTTCGCCAACATCTTCACCGGCGCCGGCATCGCCTATTTCGAAGACACCATCGCGGCCCACCTGGCGTTGCTGTTCTTCATGCCGCTGCTGGTCGCCAGCGCCGGTAACGCCGGGGCCCAGTCGGCCACCCTGATGGTGCGCGGTATCGCCACCGGCGATGTGACCGGCAGTGACTGGGCGAAACTGTTCTTCAAGGACATCCTGGTGGCCTCGGCACTGGGCCTGACCATGTCAGCCGCGGTGCTGATGGTGGGTTTCTTCCGGGCGGGTATCGATATTGCCATTGTGGTGGCGCTGACCATGATTATCGTGGTGCTGGTGGGCAGTCTGATCGGCATGGGGTTGCCGTTCATCCTCAACAAGCTCAACTTCGATCCGGCGACCGCGAGCACGCCCCTGATTACCACCATCGCTGACGTCAGCGGTGTACTCATCTACTTCGGTATCGCCACCGCCGTGCTCGGGCTCTAGGGCTGTTTGTCAGGCGCGTGCCTGCTGCTGGGCCTTGAGCAGCTTGAGCAACTCGGCCTCCGGCACCGGCTTGCTGATCAGGTAGCCCTGGATGCTGTCGCAGCCCATGCCGCGCAGTATCTCCAGGTGCGAGGCGGTCTCCACCCCTTCCGCGACGACGCGCAGGTTCAGGCTGTGGGCCATGTCGATGATAGCGCGGGTGATGGCGGCATCATCGGGGCTCTGGTCCAGTTCGGTGATGAAGGAGCGGTCGATCTTCAGGGTGTCGATGGGGAAGCGCTTCAGGTAGCTCAGCGACGAATAGCCGGTGCCGAAGTCATCCAGTGACAACTCTACCCCACGCGTGCGCAGTGATTGCAGCAGCGCAATGTTCTTGTCCAGATCTTCCATGATCAGGCTTTCCGTCAACTCCAGTTCCAGCAGGTGTGCTGGCAGCCCGGTGGTGTGCAGTACCCGGTCGACGATCTCCAGTACATTGCCCTTGCGGAACTGGTGCGCCGACAGGTTTACCGAGACGCAGACATCGGTGAAGCCCTGCTTGTGCCATTGGGTGGCCTGACGGCAGGAGCGCTCCAGCACCAGTTCGCCAATGGCGCTGATCAGGCCGGTTTCCTCGGCCAGCGGGATAAAATCCTTCGGCGGCAGCAGGCCCATGGTGGGGTGCTGCCAGCGCACCAGTGCTTCCACTGACGTGATCCGGTCGCTGGCCAGGTCCATCTTCGGTTGGTAATACACCACGAATTCGTTCTTGAAGATCGCCTTGCGCAGGCTGGTTTCCAGCGCCAGTTGTTCCACCGAGGCCACGCGCATGTCGCTGGAGTAGAACTGGTAGTTGTTGCCGCCGGCGCGCTTGGCCTGATGCATGGCCAGGTCGGCCTGGTTGATCAGGGTCTGCACATCCTTGGCCGTGTCGGGGAACACGCTGACGCCCAGGCTGGCGCCGAGCAGCAGTTCATGCTGGTCAAAGTGGAACGGCCGACGCATGGCGTTGATCAGCTTCTGGCAGGTTTTCTCCAGATCCGTGCGGCGGGAATAATTCTCGACCACCAGGGTGAACTCGTCGCCGCCAACGCGGGCCAGGTTTTCCTCGGCAAAGCCGCAGCCGCGCAGCCGCTCGGCCGCCAGCTTCAGCAGGCGGTCGCCCACCTCGTGGCCCAGGGAGTCGTTGATCGGCCGGAAGCGGTCCAGATCAATGAACACCAGCGCCGTGCGTTCGCGGTTCAGGCGCGCCAGGGTCAGGCTCTTGTGCAGCCGCTCGCGGAACTGGTTGCGGTTGGCGAAGCCGGTCAGGCGATCGAAGTTGGAGAGAAACTGGACCCGCTCCTCGGCTTCTTTCCTGGCGGTAAGATCGGAGAACATGCCGACATAATGCGTTAATCGGCCTGATTCGTCGTAAACGGCGCTGATTTGCAGCCACTCGGGGTAATGCTCGCCGGTCTTGCGGCGCTCCATCAGTTCCCCTTCCCAGAAGCCCTCGTTATTGAGCGCCCTGACGATATCCCGGTAGATCTGCTCATTCTCGGGCAGGTTGCCTATCTCGCCAATGGACTGCCCGAGCACTTCCCGCTCGTGGTAGCCGGTGATGCGGGTAAAGCAGTCATTGACGGTGAGGAAGTGGAAATTGCGGTCGAAGATGAAGATGGCTTCCGAGGCGTTTTCGAACACGGTGGCGGCCAGCCGCAGCTGTTCACGGGCTTCCTTGTCTTCGGTGATATCGCGACGGGTGCCGATCATGCGGGTGGCCCGGCCGGCCTGGTTCCACGCGACCACGCGGCCCTCATCCTGGATCCAGTGCCAGCTCCCGTCGGCATGCTGCAGGCGATAGACCACCTGATACTGACTGCTGCGGCCTTTGAAATGCTCCACCATGGCATCGCGAATGCGTGGGAAGTCGGTGGGGTGTACCAGGCGGCGCAAGTCTTCCATGAAGTTGCCCAGCGCCTCGGGCTGGTAACCCAGCAGCCGCTCGAAATTCGAATGGAAGGTCTCACCACTGACCAGATTCCAGTCCCACAGGCAGATATTGCTGGCATCCAGGGCCAGCTGCAGCCGTTGGCCCGTAGCGGCGAGTTCGGTATTGGTCTGCTCCAGCGCCCGGGTTCGTTCGAGTACGGTGCTTTCGAGGCGGTCGCGCGAATCCTGCAAGCGTTGCCGGGCCTCCTTGCGCTGGCAGATCTCGAGGGCCAGCTTCTCGTTGATCGCCTCGGCGTCGCTGCGGGCCCGGTCCAGCCAGGCGATCAGGGATTCATTGCGCGCTTGCAGGGCGAGCGTATCACGGCTGCTGAGGTTCAGGCGGCGGGCGGCCAGCAGGCCGAATACGGTAAAGATGCCGACACCCACAGCGAAGGGGTAATAGTCCGGTGAGGCCAGCACCAGATGCAGACCAAGCGGCACCATGACCGCCAGGGCGTACAGCGTGGCGGTCAGCAGATGGACGCCGCAGGTGGCCACCGCGATGACGGTGACGCCCAGCGTGAGGGTCAGGGCCAGTGCCTGGAGCGTTACGGCGCCGGGCTGGAACAGTGCGGCGGCCGGATTGAGCCAGACCAGAGCGAAGCCGAACAGGGCGCCACCGCTCACTGTGGCGGCCATCAGTGCCAGTCGCCAGCCCGCCAGGGACGCCGCCTCGGTGTCGAGCTGCCGCATCAGCTGGGTGATCGCATGGCGCAACAGGAGCAGCGCCAGCACCACGGCCCCCCATAACAGCAGCTGCCACAGGGGCACGCCGCTGTGGCGATAGAAGATGATCAGGGTCAGGGCGGCCAGCGCTTCCACCACATGCAGCACGGGCAAGGCGCGCGCCAGCAGACGGGTCTGTGCATCGTTGAGCGCACGACCGGTCAAAGGCGTAAACGATGGTTCCGCTGCTGGCAAATTCCCCTCCCGCCCGATCACTTGCTTGGGTGACCGGGTTTTTGGATTCAGTGTAGCCGCGAGGCGGCAACAGTAAAACAGGGGTTTACAACTTTCGGAGTATGGCTGTTGGTATTATGAGCAGATTGGCGCCGGGATTCAGGTAGAATGCCCGCCCATGATAGATGACGTAACCTCCCTGATAGATGGACTCAACCCGGCCCAGCGCGATGCGGTGGCGGCCGACAACCCCCATTTGCTGGTGCTGGCCGGTGCCGGCTCGGGCAAGACCCGCGTGCTGGTGCATCGTATTGCCTGGCTGGTGGCCACCGAGCAGGTCTCCCCCTACGGCATTCTTGCGGTCACCTTCACCAACAAGGCGGCTGCCGAGATGCGTGGTCGCATCGAGCAGTTGCTCGGCATGCCGGCCTCCGGCATGTGGGTGGGCACCTTTCACGGCATTGCCCACCGGCTGCTGCGCGCGCACTGGCAGGAGGCCGGGCTGCCCGAGGCCTTCGAGATCCTCGACGCCGATGACCAGCAGCGCATCATCAAGCGGGTCCTGCGGGAGCTGGGCCTGGACGAGCAGCGCTGGCCCGCCCGTCAGGCGCAGTGGTTCATCAACAGCCAGAAAGACGAAGGCCTGCGCGCGGCGCACATGGAGCCCGGCGGCGACCTGTTCCTGCAGACCATGCAGAAGATCTATGCGGCCTATGAGGCCGTGTGTGCCCGCAGCGGGCTGGTGGACTTCAACGAATTGCTGCTGCGCGCCCTGGAACTGATCCGCGATAACGATGACCTGCTGGGCCACTATCAGCGCCGCTTCCGCCATATTCTGGTGGACGAGTTCCAGGACACCAACGCGATCCAGTACGCCTGGCTGCAACTGCTGGCGAAAGGCGGCAGCGGTGTCACCATCGTCGGTGACGATGACCAGTCCATCTACGGCTGGCGGGGCGCCCGGATCGAGAACATCCAGCGGTTGAGCCGGGATTTCGACGGCTTGCGCACCATTCGCCTGGAGCAGAACTACCGCTCCACCGGCACCATCCTGCAGGCCGCCAACGCCGTGATCGCCAACAACAGCGACCGGCTGGGCAAGGAGCTGTGGACCGAGATCAGTGATGGCGAGCCGATCCGCCTGTACGCCGGCTTCAACGAGGTCGACGAGGCGCGGTTTATCGCCGGACGCGTGCAGAAGCTCCAGGAAGAGGGCCTCAGCCGTAACGACATGGCCGTGCTGTATCGCTCCAACGCCCAGTCGCGGGTGCTGGAAGAGGCCTTCCTGCAGAGCGGTATTCCCTACCGCATCTATGGCGGGCAGCGCTTCTTCGAGCGGGCTGAAATCAAGAACGCGCTTGGCTACCTGCGCCTGCTGGTGAACCGCGATGCCGACCCGGCCTTCGAGCGGGTGGTGAACACCCCGACCCGGGGCATTGGCGCCAAGACCCTGGAAACGGTGCGCGAGCAGGCGCGCCTGCGCGGCGCCAGCCTGTGGGAAACCGCCGTGGCCATGGTTGGCGATGGCTCACTTCCCGGGCGGGCCGCCTCGGCCCTGGGCAGCTTTATCGACATGGTCAATCGCATGGCCCGCGACAGTGAAGGGCTGGCGCTGTGGGAGCGCACCGAGCATGTGCTGGCCACTTCCGGGCTGATCGAGTTCCATGCCAGTGAGAAGGGCGAAAAAGGCCAGCAACGGGTCGAGAACCTGCGCGAACTGGTTACCGCTACGCGCCAGTTCGGCGACGACGAGGTGGAGGAGGGCATGGACGTGCTCCTGGCCTTCCTCGACCACGCGGCGCTGGAAGCCGGTGAACGCCAGGCGGGCGAATACGATGACGCGGTGCAGATGATGACCCTGCATTCCGCCAAGGGACTGGAGTTTCCGGTCGTCTTCATGGCGGGCCTGGAGGAGGGGCTGTTCCCGCACCAGATGTCCGCTGACGAGCCGGGCCGGCTGGCGGAAGAGCGCCGCCTCTGCTACGTGGGCATCACCCGGGCCATGCGCCAGCTTTACATGACCTATGCCGAGAGCCGCCGCCTGTACGGCAGCGAGCAGCTGAATGCGCCCTCACGCTTCCTGCGCGAGATTCCGGCGGGTCTGCTGGAAGAAGTGCGCCTGCGCGGTGGCATGAATCGTCCGGTCAGCCGCGGCACCGAGGGCGAGACGGTACAGGGCTTTCAGCTGGGTATGCGAGTGTTGCACCCCAAGTTTGGTGAAGGGACCATTCTGCATTTCGAGGGGCAGGGCCCGAATGCGCGCTTGCAGATCAATTTCGATGACGCCGGCAGCAAGTGGCTGGTCAGCCAGTACGCCCGGCTGGATATTATCTGAGATACCCGCTTCTGAAATAGACACAACAAGACGGCGCTGAGCGCCCCTGGAGCCTGATCATGGACAGACGCAAGTTCGTATCCACGCTGGGGTTGGGGTCGGCCGCCGCGCTGGCGGCCGGGTGCAGCCCGCAGGATTGCGGCCCGGCTGCGGAGGGTGACGGCCAGACGTACCGCTGGCGCATGGTCACCACCTGGCCGAAGAACTACCCCGGTGTGGGCACCGGTCCGGAGCGCTTTGCGCAGCTGGTGGAGGCCATGTCTGGCGGCCAGATGCGCATCCGTGTCTACGGTGCCGGTGATCTGGTGCCTGCGTTCGAAACCTTCGATGCGGTGTCCCAGGGCAGTGCGGAGATGGGCCATGGTGCCTCCTACTACTGGCGCGGCAAGCACCCGGCGACGCCCTTCTTCACGGCCGTGCCGTTCGGCCTGAACGCCCAGGAAATGAACGCCTGGATCAGCCGTGGTGGCGGCCAGAAGCTCTGGGATGACCTGTATGCCGGCTTCAACCTCAAGCCGTTCCGGGCCGGCTGCACCGGCACCCAGATGGCGGGCTGGTACAACAAGGAAATCAATTCGCTGGCGGACCTGCGCGGCCTGCGCATCCGCATCCCGGGTCTGGGCGGCGAGGTGATGCGCAAGGTCGGCGCGACACCGGTGCAACTGCCGGGCGGCGAGGTCTATACCGCCATGCAGACCGGCGCCATCGACGCCGCCGAATGGGTGGGCCCCTACAACGACATCACCTTCGGCTTCCAGCGCATTGCCCGCTATTACTACTATCCGGGCTGGCAGGAGCCGGGGCCGCTGCTGGAACTGATCATTAACCTGGAGAAGTGGCAGGCGCTGCCGCCACGGCTGCAGACCATCATCGAGGCCGCGGCGCTGGCGGTGAACCAGGAGGTGTACGACGAATACACCGAGCGCAATGCCGCGGCCCTGGAAGAGCTGGTGGACAAGCACAAGGTGCAGTTGCGACGCCTGCCGGACGACGTGATCGATGCCCTGAAAGTCGCCAGTGACGAGGTGCTGGAAACGCTGGTGTCAGGCAACGCCCAGGCTGAGGCGGTGTACGACTCCTATCGCGCCTTCGAGAAGCGCGCCGTGGCCTATCACGCCATCGCCGAAGAGGCCTACTACCAGATCCGCACCCGGACCCGCGATCTGTAGCGGCAGCGCTTCAGATCGCGAAGAGAATCATCAGGAACTGCAGCCCCAGCAGAACCACCAGCGGACTCAGGTCCAGCCCGCCCATGGGCGGCAGGATGCGGCGTACCGGCGCCATCACCGGCTCGGTGATCTGCGTCATGATGGCGGTGAAGGGATTGTAGGGGTCGGGCGCCACCCAGCTGAGAATCACCCGGATCAGCACGGCGAAGAACAGGTAGTTGATCATCAGACTGGCCAGCGAGCGTAGCGCATAGATGACCAGCGCCGGGACGGGCGGTACGCCCTGGCCGTTCAGGACCACCACCAGCACCGTCTTCAGGATAATCAGGACCACCACCATGACCAGGGAGGCGACATCCACCGTACTGCTGCCTGGCACCATCCGCCGTAGCGGCGTCAGGACCGGATTGGTCGCCTTGACCACGAACTGCGATACCGGGTTATAGAAGTCAGCCCTGACCAACTGCAGGATAAAGCGCGTCAGCAGCAGGAAAATGAACAGGTTGATGGCGACATCAATCAGAAACGTCATCGCGCCCTGTGGGTTCATCGGCGACTCCCGTGGTATCCGGTAACAGGCGGCATCACCCGCCGGGGCAGGTGTGCAGGGGCGGGGCAGACAGCGCCTGACCCCGGCCTGTGTAGTATCGGGTCAGCGCCCTATTTTGCAAGCTCTCCGGCACGTTGCCGGGCCGCCTCGAGCGCCTTGTTCACCAGGGCCCGGAAATCCGCCTGTTCGAATACGCCCAGGGCTGCAGCGGTGGTGCCGCCGGGTGAGGTGACCTGCTCGCGCAGGCGCGCCGGTGAATTCTCGCTGGTGATGGCCAACTGGGCGGCGCCCCAGGCCGTCTGCAACACCAGTTGCCGCGCAGTGCGCTCGTCGAGTCCCATCTGTATGCCCGCGTCGATCATGGATTCCATCATCAGGAAAAAGTAGGCCGGGCCCGAGCCGGAAACGGCCGTGAC
This sequence is a window from Isoalcanivorax indicus. Protein-coding genes within it:
- the glmS gene encoding glutamine--fructose-6-phosphate transaminase (isomerizing); the encoded protein is MCGIVGAIGERNVTGILITGLKRLEYRGYDSAGLAVICDSGLQRVRREGKVQGLEDATVIAGTAGQLGIAHTRWATHGKPSEANAHPHMSGDGLAVVHNGIIENYQSLREALTADGYRFTSETDTEVVVHLIHQALSRGLDLRAAVQDTVTKLHGAYALGVISRAEPDRLIAVRRGSPLVVGLGIGENYIASDQLALLPVTTRFIFMQEGDLAEVRREGVQLYDAEGQPVTRRIHEFDGTHEDVEKGEYRHFMLKEIFEQPAALQRTLEGRVTSAASLDTLFGDRSDLLGKVRNVQIIACGTSYHAGMVARYWLEDLARIPCQVEVASEFRYRDHVVPEGTLLITISQSGETADTLAALRGADSPHYVGRLTVCNVDSSSLVRESELALLTRAGPEIGVASTKAFTTQLAALMVLVLALAKARGLYKDRIEQMLADLRTLPSLVEKTLSLDKAIETLSRDFVEKHHTLFLGRGTLFPVAMEGALKLKEISYIHAEAYPAGELKHGPLALVDKDMPVVAVAPNNELLEKLKSNLQEVRARGGRLYLFADSHAALADDDDVTVLTLPSVSEYLAPMIYTIPLQLLSYHVAVMRGTDVDQPRNLAKSVTVE
- a CDS encoding DNA ligase, whose product is MMYYLLLVVLLCCGSAWVTLAHAQSAPPVQLASDYRPVDQLTEYWVSEKLDGVRAYWDGQQLLTRQGNLIRAPDWFTADFPPQPLDGELWMGRGTFDMLSGTVRRQEPDHEAWRAVRFMVFDLPGVAEVFSERLRSMTVLLEAADVPWLQPVSHFRVRHRAQLMQHLDDVIEGGGEGLMLHHGLARHVPGRSPVLMKLKPWQDAEADVIRHIAGEGRHTGVMGALLVRGDDGRHFRIGTGFTDAERANPPPVGSRITFRHTGTTANGIPRFARFLRIRNEP
- the mgtE gene encoding magnesium transporter translates to MTYETLAAALQDAIVQNDQAAWPALVAELNPADLADVLAAIDQPEQVIGVLQVMTLEQRADTFGYLSMNLQQAIAERMSPGDLAELVTAMSADERADLFNELDDKIRYALFKRLAREEREDLRRLASYEEGSAGAIMTSDYAVVQSGMTVARALESLRRTAPDKETIYQAFIVDDDHRLLGAVSLRQLIVATPNVRVDDLMAREVVSATTDTAQEEVARLISRYDLLALPIVNGGEKLVGIVTYDDAMDVAEAEATEDMHKGATVGKLETSLREATPYALYRSRVHWLVILVFANIFTGAGIAYFEDTIAAHLALLFFMPLLVASAGNAGAQSATLMVRGIATGDVTGSDWAKLFFKDILVASALGLTMSAAVLMVGFFRAGIDIAIVVALTMIIVVLVGSLIGMGLPFILNKLNFDPATASTPLITTIADVSGVLIYFGIATAVLGL
- a CDS encoding putative bifunctional diguanylate cyclase/phosphodiesterase, whose protein sequence is MPAAEPSFTPLTGRALNDAQTRLLARALPVLHVVEALAALTLIIFYRHSGVPLWQLLLWGAVVLALLLLRHAITQLMRQLDTEAASLAGWRLALMAATVSGGALFGFALVWLNPAAALFQPGAVTLQALALTLTLGVTVIAVATCGVHLLTATLYALAVMVPLGLHLVLASPDYYPFAVGVGIFTVFGLLAARRLNLSSRDTLALQARNESLIAWLDRARSDAEAINEKLALEICQRKEARQRLQDSRDRLESTVLERTRALEQTNTELAATGQRLQLALDASNICLWDWNLVSGETFHSNFERLLGYQPEALGNFMEDLRRLVHPTDFPRIRDAMVEHFKGRSSQYQVVYRLQHADGSWHWIQDEGRVVAWNQAGRATRMIGTRRDITEDKEAREQLRLAATVFENASEAIFIFDRNFHFLTVNDCFTRITGYHEREVLGQSIGEIGNLPENEQIYRDIVRALNNEGFWEGELMERRKTGEHYPEWLQISAVYDESGRLTHYVGMFSDLTARKEAEERVQFLSNFDRLTGFANRNQFRERLHKSLTLARLNRERTALVFIDLDRFRPINDSLGHEVGDRLLKLAAERLRGCGFAEENLARVGGDEFTLVVENYSRRTDLEKTCQKLINAMRRPFHFDQHELLLGASLGVSVFPDTAKDVQTLINQADLAMHQAKRAGGNNYQFYSSDMRVASVEQLALETSLRKAIFKNEFVVYYQPKMDLASDRITSVEALVRWQHPTMGLLPPKDFIPLAEETGLISAIGELVLERSCRQATQWHKQGFTDVCVSVNLSAHQFRKGNVLEIVDRVLHTTGLPAHLLELELTESLIMEDLDKNIALLQSLRTRGVELSLDDFGTGYSSLSYLKRFPIDTLKIDRSFITELDQSPDDAAITRAIIDMAHSLNLRVVAEGVETASHLEILRGMGCDSIQGYLISKPVPEAELLKLLKAQQQARA
- the uvrD gene encoding DNA helicase II, whose translation is MIDDVTSLIDGLNPAQRDAVAADNPHLLVLAGAGSGKTRVLVHRIAWLVATEQVSPYGILAVTFTNKAAAEMRGRIEQLLGMPASGMWVGTFHGIAHRLLRAHWQEAGLPEAFEILDADDQQRIIKRVLRELGLDEQRWPARQAQWFINSQKDEGLRAAHMEPGGDLFLQTMQKIYAAYEAVCARSGLVDFNELLLRALELIRDNDDLLGHYQRRFRHILVDEFQDTNAIQYAWLQLLAKGGSGVTIVGDDDQSIYGWRGARIENIQRLSRDFDGLRTIRLEQNYRSTGTILQAANAVIANNSDRLGKELWTEISDGEPIRLYAGFNEVDEARFIAGRVQKLQEEGLSRNDMAVLYRSNAQSRVLEEAFLQSGIPYRIYGGQRFFERAEIKNALGYLRLLVNRDADPAFERVVNTPTRGIGAKTLETVREQARLRGASLWETAVAMVGDGSLPGRAASALGSFIDMVNRMARDSEGLALWERTEHVLATSGLIEFHASEKGEKGQQRVENLRELVTATRQFGDDEVEEGMDVLLAFLDHAALEAGERQAGEYDDAVQMMTLHSAKGLEFPVVFMAGLEEGLFPHQMSADEPGRLAEERRLCYVGITRAMRQLYMTYAESRRLYGSEQLNAPSRFLREIPAGLLEEVRLRGGMNRPVSRGTEGETVQGFQLGMRVLHPKFGEGTILHFEGQGPNARLQINFDDAGSKWLVSQYARLDII
- a CDS encoding TRAP transporter substrate-binding protein — its product is MDRRKFVSTLGLGSAAALAAGCSPQDCGPAAEGDGQTYRWRMVTTWPKNYPGVGTGPERFAQLVEAMSGGQMRIRVYGAGDLVPAFETFDAVSQGSAEMGHGASYYWRGKHPATPFFTAVPFGLNAQEMNAWISRGGGQKLWDDLYAGFNLKPFRAGCTGTQMAGWYNKEINSLADLRGLRIRIPGLGGEVMRKVGATPVQLPGGEVYTAMQTGAIDAAEWVGPYNDITFGFQRIARYYYYPGWQEPGPLLELIINLEKWQALPPRLQTIIEAAALAVNQEVYDEYTERNAAALEELVDKHKVQLRRLPDDVIDALKVASDEVLETLVSGNAQAEAVYDSYRAFEKRAVAYHAIAEEAYYQIRTRTRDL